Genomic window (Mesorhizobium sp. M4B.F.Ca.ET.058.02.1.1):
AAGACGATCTGGCGAAGCTCGTCGACACGCGCAAGGACGTCGACCGTTCGCTGTCCGGCCATATCGACCAGATCGCAGCCAGGAGCGGCGACATCTCGGCATCGATCGCCGCCGATGTCGAGAAGATCGAACAGGCCTTCAACCGGCAGACCGGCATCATCGAGGAACGCGCCGGAACCATGGAACGTGCGCTGTCGACCGGCGTCGACAATGTCCGCAACGTGCTGGAGAAGAGCGCGGTCTTCGTCGCCGGCGCCCTGCGCGAGAAGGTCATGGAGGTCACCAGCGTCCTGCACGAACAGGCGGGGCAGGCCTTCAGCGATGCCGACCGCAAGATCGCCGAACGCGCAGAACAGACCTCGTCGGCCCTGCTCGCCAGGGCCGAGGACATCGCGCGCGCCTTCGAGGACGCCGATCGCCGCCTGCATGCGCGTGCAGAGGACACCACCAGCGCGCTGCTTGCCCGCCACGACGACATATCGAGTTCGATGCTCGCCCGTGCCCAGGAGACCGCCGATCAGCTGGCCGCACGCGCCAGTGAGATCGCCGGCACCTTCGACGCGGCGGACCAGAAGCTGGTTGCACGTGCGGTTGAAACGGCGCAGTCGCTGGCAGCCCGCGCCGGCGACATCCTGCGCAATTTCGAGGGCGCCGACGAACGGCTGAGCATGCGCATCGGCGAGTCGGCCGAAGCGCTTGCCGCACGCGCCTCGGATCTCGGCCGCATCTTCGATGCCGCCGACCAGCATCTGATCTCGCGCATCGCCGAAGGTTCGGAAGCCTTGTCGTCGCGTGCATCGGAGATCGCCCGCATCTTCGACGATGCGGATCAGCGTCTGGTCGCCCGCATCGCCGACAGCACCACCACCATCGGCGGCCACGCCGAGACCATCGTCGGGGCTTTCGCCAGCACCGAGCAGCGGGTCGCCGACCGCGCGCGCCAGACCGGCCAGGAATTGGCCGTCCATGCCCGCGAGATCGAGCAGGCGCTGGCCGGTGCCGACGAGCGACTGGCGTCCAATGCAGCGGCAGCCGCGGCCCGGATCGAAGAGCAGGTCTCCGGCGTCGAAAATCGTCTCGCCTACACCGCGGAAACGATGGGCCAGAAGCTCAGCGAGCAGGTTTCGAGCGCGGAGGCGCAACTCATTTCGCGCGCCAACGTGATCGCGGAGACCTTCACCGCCGTCGGCCAGCATATCGGCCAGAGCACCAACGACGCCGCCAAGACAATCGGCGCCAACACCCGCGAGCTCAACACGATGCTCGCGGCGCGCTCGGCCGAGATGTCGAGGATCCTCGACGAGACGGCCAAGCCACTGGTCGAGCGCTTCGCCCAGGGTGGCTCGGAGCTGCAGCGGAGCATGGAAGAGGTTACCGAGCGGGCGACCGAGAAGCTGCGCAGCGAAAACGCAGCGCTCGTCAACGCGCTCGCCAGCCGCACGGCCGAGACCCTCTCGGCCGTCGAGGGCGCGCGCTCGACGCTCGCCGACAGCGTCGCCGAGCTCATCGGCCGCCTGAGCACCTCCAGCGCCCAGCTCGGTCAGCTGATCGATCAGGCGGCGGTCAATCTCGGCCATGTCGAGGAGCGGCTCACCGGAAGCACGCAGAGCTTCGCGACGACCACGGAGAAGGCCGCGCAGACGTTCGCCAGCTCGGCGCGCCTGGTCGATTCCAATACGACCCGGCTCACCGACCTGTCGTCGGCCACGCTGCGCGAGGTCGCATCGATCGCTACCAAGTTCGACGAGCACAGCCGGTTGCTCTCCAGCGCCTCGGACCTGCTCAGTTCCGCGCAGAGCAATCTCGAGCACACGCTGGAACGGCAGTCGTCGCTGGACGACCTCGCGGTCGGCCTGGTCAAGAAGTCGGAGGACCTCGAAAAGGTCATGCGTTCGTTCGAGAACCTGGTCGGCCAGACGATGCAGAACGCCGAGGGACGGACTATGGAATCGGCGGAAAAGATCCGCACCGCCATCGCCGAGGTGGTCGAATCGGCGACCAAGCGTTTCGCCGACGCGACCGAGGAGATGCGGCGCACCGCCGGTTCGATCAAGAGCGAGCTCGACCTGACGCGTGCCGAGCTCAAGAAGGGCGTCATCGAGATGCCGGAAGAGGCCAAGGAATCGACCTCGGCCATACGTCGGGCCGTTTCCGAGCAGATCAACGCGCTCAAGGAGCTCTCCGACATCGTCGCGAAGTCCGGCCGCAGCGGCAGCGACTCCTCGGAGCCGCGCAGCCTGCGCCCCGCTCCTCAGGCGCCGGCCCGTCCGGCCGAGCCGCCGCGCCGGCCGCCGGCTCAGCAGCAGCAGCAGCCCGAGCGCCGGGCTCCGCAGGCGCCGCTGGGTGAAACGACCTTGCGCGGCACGCTCGACCTCGAGCGTCCGGCCGAAGCGGCCCCGCGCCGCGAGCCCAATGGCCGCACGCCGCAAGGCGGCTGGGTGCGCGATCTCCTGACCGGGGCGTCTCGTGAAGAGGAGCTGAGGCCGGCGGCGCCGGCGGAAGCGCCGCGTCCGGCTCCGGCCCAGCGTTCGCCGCTGCATGTCGTGGAATCGCTTAACTCGCTGTCGGTCGACATCGCGCGCGCCATCGACCACGACGCCTCGATCGAGCTGTGGAACCGCTACCGGCGCGGCGAGCGTGACGTGTTCACGCGGCGCCTCTACACGCTGAAGGGCCAGCAAACCTTCGACGAGATCCGCCGCAAGTACCAAGCCGAGGCGGAGTTCCGCGCCGCCGTCGACCGCTACTGCGACGATTTCGAGAAGCTGCTCAAGGACGTGTCGCGCAACGACCGCGACAACATCATGGCGCAGACCTACCTGACCTCGGACACCGGCAAGGTCTACACCATGCTGGCCCATGCCAGCGGCCGCCTGCACTGAGCGGCTTCGTCAGGAAAAGAAAAAAGCGGGCCATGGCCCGCTTTTTTTGTGCTTGATGATATCGAAGCAATGCCCCGCCGGGCGTGTGCAGTGCCCCGACCGAATCGTCAGATCAGCGAATCCGTCCAGCGCACAATGTCCTTGGCGGCCTGGCCGAAGGCGCTGTCCAGCGCGCTGACGTAAGCGGCGTTGCCGCCGCCCGAGACCGGCGCGCTCGCCGTAAAGCTCTTGGCGGCGCGCACCTCGCCATTGCGGTCGTTGAGGAGGCGCACGAACAGCTCGACCTCGGCATGCTCGCCGCCATTGACGCGCACTTCGAAGGTCCGGACCTCGACGATGATCCGATAGTCGATCGCCAGCCCCTCGCCCGGCTTGCCGACGCCGGCAAAGCTGCCGGATCGCTGGAAGGTTTCCGCGAGCCTGGCCTGCACGATCAGCGGCAAGCGGTCGGCCCACTGCGCCCCCTTCAGGTACTGGATCGACAGATCGGATGGCCTGATGACGATGTTCTGGCTGTCCAGCGCCTTGAGCGCCGACGGCTCAGTGATCAGGATCTGCCGGCGGCTGTGGCCACGTACGTCGATCGACGGCGCCGACAGCTCGAACGTGTCGAGCGGCGCCGGCTTGGCGCCGAGCGCCGCGCAGCCGGCCAGCGAGAGCGCAAGCAGCGCCGCAGCCGATGTCATCCCAACCGACCTTGCCCAAACCGACGTCACGCGCGAGCCCCGTTGTCCCCAGATCGTAAGATCAACCCGCAATTGCGGTCTTTTCTGTTCTTGAGGCGGGCGAAGATCGAAGTCAACGCCGCACCCTGCCGTCATATTGCCGGACCTCGCCCTCGCCGCCCGACAGGATGCGCTGCGGATTGCGGCTGAGGTCGGTCACCGCTTCCTCGATGCGGTTGATCGAGCGGCGGCTGTCCTGGACCAGCGCCTCGACATTCTGCAGGCCTTGGCCCGAGAAGCGGGCCAGGTTGTCGGTGATGGTGCCGAGCCGCGCATTCAGCGTGTCGGCGACCTGCTTGAACGACTTCAGCGTGTCGCGGGCGTCCGCCATGACGCCGTTCGCCTCAC
Coding sequences:
- a CDS encoding ABC-type transport auxiliary lipoprotein family protein; the protein is MTSAAALLALSLAGCAALGAKPAPLDTFELSAPSIDVRGHSRRQILITEPSALKALDSQNIVIRPSDLSIQYLKGAQWADRLPLIVQARLAETFQRSGSFAGVGKPGEGLAIDYRIIVEVRTFEVRVNGGEHAEVELFVRLLNDRNGEVRAAKSFTASAPVSGGGNAAYVSALDSAFGQAAKDIVRWTDSLI